From a single Mycosarcoma maydis chromosome 2, whole genome shotgun sequence genomic region:
- a CDS encoding uncharacterized protein (related to AIF1 - mitochondrial cell death effector), with the protein MTIDLSLKSNQQKTIAVLGASYAGHRAIQVLVASLPEDWRVVVLERNTHANHLYAFPRMSVVRGHEQKVFIPYTNMFKPALDRRDQHVLLHANVLELDQEQRRVSYELIDDKQSGVQWLHWDFLVYALGSHLPDPINVWSNSEHVNTHDGSKMMGVKWLRDAQDRIEKAESIVIVGGGALGVQLATDIAVTYGSSKKVTLTHSRPQLLPRFDPWMHEKTAARLQELGVELALGSRVDLSTVSEDKKRFKLLDGRELQGDLTLFCLGQTPNTSLLGASSLNDSGMAKVEPTLQLSANERIFVIGDAADAFGAINAGHTAWDQAEVAAKNILALIDNKGQAMKLEEYKPTPPAIKVSLGIDRAIRQTMAGELVEVDSGSIDLNSTNMWTRRGLSTDDLWQ; encoded by the exons ATGACGATCGATCTCAGCCTCAAGTCTAACCAACAAAAGACCATCGCGGTTCTAGGAGCATCCTACGCTGGGCATCGAGCCATCCAAGTGCTCGTCGCAAGCTTGCCAGAGGACTGGCGCGTTGTCGTATTGGAGCGCAACACTCATGCCAACCATCTGTATGCATTTCCACGAATGAGCGTGGTGCGCGGTCATGAGCAGAAAGTGTTCATCCCTTACACCAACATGTTCAAGCCCGCactggatcgacgagatcaacaCGTGCTCTTGCATGCCAATGTGTTGGAACTCGACCAGGAGCAGCGCCGAGTGTCCTACGAGCTGATTGATGACAAGCAGTCGGGTGTGCAGTGGCTGCACTGGGACTTTCTCGTGTATGCGCTGGGCAGCCATCTTCCAGATCCGATCAATGTATGGAGCAATAGCGAACATGtcaacacgcacgacggcAGCAAAATGATGGGCGTCAAATGGCTCAGAGATGCGCAGGATCGAATCGAAAAGGCCGAATCGATCGTCATTGTCGGCGGTGGAGCGTTGGGTGTCC AATTGGCAACTGACATTGCCGTTACCTATGGTAGCTCGAAAAAGGTGACTTTGACCCACTCTCGTccacagctgctgcctcgatTCGACCCATGGATGCACGAGAAGACGGCTGCAAGGCTACAAGAGCTTGGAGTTGAGCTTGCACTTGGCAGCCGAGTTGATCTGAGCACGGTGAGCGAGGATAAAAAAAGGTtcaagctgcttgacgGACGCGAGCTTCAAGGTGATCTTACC TTGTTCTGCCTTGGTCAAACGCCGAATACATCGCTGCTGGGCGCGTCATCGTTGAACGATTCGGGCATGGCCAAAGTAGAGCCAACACTGCAGCTGTCGGCTAACGAGCGCATCTTTGTGAttggcgatgctgcagaTGCGTTTGGGGCGATCAATGCAGGACATACAGCGTGGGACCaggccgaggtggctgCCAAGAACATTCTGGCTCTCATCGATAACAAAGGCCAAGCGATGAAGCTGGAGGAGTACAAGCCAACACCACCAGCCATCAAGGTCTCTCTGGGAATCGATCGAGCGATTCGACAGACGATGGCGggcgagctggtcgaggtcgacagCGGATCGATCGATCTCAATTCGACCAACATGTGGACCAGACGCGGACTCAGCACTGATGATTTGTGGCAGTAG